The following DNA comes from Bacteroidota bacterium.
AGTTTAAATATCGGAATTGTCGGACCTAAAATGTATTATCACAGCGAGCCAAACAGAATTTGGTATGCCGGCGGAAAAATCGAGTGGTGGAAGGGTTGGATTTCACACATCGGCGTTAGAGAAATTGATAACGAACAGTACTGTCAAACAAAAGAAACTGACTTTGTCACCGGTTGTTGTATGTTAGTAAAGCGAGAAGTCGTTGAAAAAGTTGGAATGCTCGACACTGCTTATTATATTTACGGCGAAGATGTCGATTGGTGCATTCGCGCTTTTCGTACAGGCTATCGGTTAATGTTTGAACCGAAGGCAAAAATTTGGCACAAACTTTCAGTGAGCACCGGCGGACATCTTTCGTGGTTTAAAAATTGGAATAAGCTGAAGAGTCAATTTAGAATAATGGTAAGATATGCAAAGTGGTATAATTATTTCACGTTCCCAGTTGGGATTGTCTTCAATGTTGCAGCAAGTTTTATAAAATTAAAAAAAATACGGTAACAATTTTATCGTCATCTATTGAATAATTCTATAACACCATACAAGATATACCATCCCGCAGCCCAGGTCGATTTGATCGAAACTCACGGTCAAAGCTGGCAAAATGAAACTCTTGAAGAAAATATAAGGTT
Coding sequences within:
- a CDS encoding glycosyltransferase family 2 protein; translation: MSAKPLVYVIVLTWNGKKDTVECLSSLQKITYTNYKILVVDNASSDGTQGEVQKRFSDIEYIFNPTNLRFANGNNIGIDYALSKGADYILLLNNDTTVADNFLDELVNTATASLNIGIVGPKMYYHSEPNRIWYAGGKIEWWKGWISHIGVREIDNEQYCQTKETDFVTGCCMLVKREVVEKVGMLDTAYYIYGEDVDWCIRAFRTGYRLMFEPKAKIWHKLSVSTGGHLSWFKNWNKLKSQFRIMVRYAKWYNYFTFPVGIVFNVAASFIKLKKIR